The Rhodohalobacter barkolensis genome includes the window TACTATGACGTTGGGCATTTTTTATATCTTCGTCAAGTTCGTCGGCAGGATAGTTGATCAGAGCCACATTGTACTCAGCAAGCAGCTCCATGAAAGTTTCCTTTGAATAGCCGGCCAGTTCAGCCGCTTGTCCCAGAGTGAGCTTCCCCCTTTCATACAATTTAGAAGCCAATGACATTCTTGCCTCTTTGTCATCAACATCTGCTGTGTTCGGTATGTTTATCGTTAACGACTTCATATTTGAAATGTAATTAATTTTTCTGTTTAACGATAATCAACAGATATTGGTCTTAAAAAGGGG containing:
- a CDS encoding UPF0175 family protein, whose translation is MKSLTINIPNTADVDDKEARMSLASKLYERGKLTLGQAAELAGYSKETFMELLAEYNVALINYPADELDEDIKNAQRHSI